Proteins encoded within one genomic window of Candidatus Tanganyikabacteria bacterium:
- a CDS encoding endonuclease V, producing MSLTPDFATVAGIEIGHSRFDDRIQVAVAVLSYPDLQLMERAVVEHRTKFPFVPDLLSFREVPAILQALGELTRLPEMFMVDGPGVAHPKGLGVASHLGVVLDIPAIGCSKVNAVGSFVQPEVNAGSSTSLVWQGEIIGVVYRSKNRVAPLFVSSGHKVSRDTAARLVREACQGYRLPEPTRVAAGLLSEAKQTARDAALAAET from the coding sequence ATGTCCTTGACGCCCGATTTCGCCACCGTCGCGGGCATCGAGATAGGCCACAGCCGCTTCGACGACCGCATCCAGGTCGCGGTCGCCGTGCTGTCGTATCCGGATCTGCAGCTGATGGAACGTGCGGTGGTCGAGCACCGCACCAAGTTCCCCTTCGTGCCCGATCTCCTCTCGTTCCGCGAGGTACCCGCCATCTTGCAGGCCCTCGGCGAGCTGACGCGGCTGCCGGAGATGTTCATGGTGGACGGCCCCGGCGTGGCGCATCCCAAGGGGCTGGGCGTGGCCAGCCACCTCGGCGTGGTCCTGGATATCCCGGCCATCGGGTGCTCCAAGGTCAACGCCGTCGGCAGCTTCGTGCAGCCCGAGGTGAATGCCGGCTCCAGCACGTCCCTGGTGTGGCAGGGCGAGATTATCGGCGTGGTCTATCGCAGCAAGAACCGGGTCGCGCCGCTGTTCGTGTCGAGCGGTCACAAGGTTTCGCGTGATACCGCGGCGAGGCTGGTGCGGGAGGCCTGCCAGGGATACCGGCTCCCGGAACCAACGCGGGTCGCGGCGGGTCTTCTTTCCGAGGCCAAGCAGACCGCGCGGGACGCGGCGCTTGCTGCCGAAACCTGA